A part of Dehalococcoidia bacterium genomic DNA contains:
- the rplV gene encoding 50S ribosomal protein L22 has translation MEVRARAKQIRVSPRKVRLVLEHLPGKRVDEALNMLRYMPVPSARLVAKVVKSAAANAENNYQIAQSDLRIKAAYADEAPRLKRLRPRARGRAGRILHRASHITVVVEEES, from the coding sequence GTGGAAGTCAGGGCCAGAGCGAAGCAGATACGCGTATCGCCGCGCAAAGTGCGGCTGGTGCTCGAACACCTGCCGGGCAAGCGAGTCGACGAGGCGCTGAACATGCTTCGCTACATGCCCGTTCCCAGCGCCCGGCTCGTCGCCAAGGTCGTCAAGTCGGCGGCGGCCAACGCTGAGAACAACTATCAGATCGCGCAGTCGGACCTGCGCATCAAGGCCGCCTACGCCGACGAGGCCCCGCGCCTCAAGCGCCTGCGGCCGCGTGCGCGGGGCAGGGCCGGCCGCATACTGCATCGCGCCAGCCACATAACCGTCGTCGTCGAAGAGGAGTCATAA
- the rplB gene encoding 50S ribosomal protein L2: MGVKQYKPTSPGRRGMSGFTFDEVTKKRPEKSLLAPLKRKGGRSNQGRISVRHRGGGAARQLRIIDFRRIDKTGVPGRVAAIEYDPNRSARIALINYRDGEKRYILAPVGLQVGDTVETGPGADIRPGNAMPLRDIPTGTNIHNIEIHNGRGGQIVRSAGAAAQLMAKEGDYALVRLPSGEVRRVPIGNVATIGQVGNVENSMIKLGKAGRSRWRGRRPTVRGSAMTPRDHPHGGGEGKAPIGMPGPKTPWGKPARGYRTRRRRDTDRYIARSRHRA; encoded by the coding sequence ATGGGAGTCAAGCAGTACAAGCCGACATCGCCCGGACGGCGGGGAATGAGCGGCTTCACCTTTGACGAGGTCACGAAGAAGCGGCCCGAGAAATCGCTGCTGGCGCCCCTGAAGCGCAAGGGCGGACGCAGCAACCAGGGGCGCATAAGCGTGCGGCACCGCGGCGGCGGCGCGGCGCGGCAGCTCCGCATTATCGACTTCCGCCGCATCGACAAGACGGGCGTGCCGGGACGAGTCGCCGCCATAGAGTACGACCCGAACCGGAGCGCGCGCATCGCCCTCATCAACTATCGTGACGGCGAAAAGAGGTACATCCTCGCCCCCGTTGGCCTGCAGGTCGGCGACACCGTCGAGACGGGCCCCGGCGCCGACATCCGGCCGGGTAACGCCATGCCCTTGCGGGACATTCCAACGGGTACCAACATCCATAACATCGAGATTCACAACGGCAGGGGCGGCCAGATCGTGCGCAGCGCCGGCGCCGCCGCGCAGTTGATGGCGAAAGAAGGCGACTACGCCCTCGTGCGGCTCCCCTCCGGCGAAGTGCGGCGCGTTCCCATCGGCAACGTCGCCACGATAGGGCAGGTGGGGAACGTCGAGAACAGCATGATCAAGCTCGGCAAGGCGGGACGCTCCCGCTGGCGGGGACGGCGGCCGACCGTCCGCGGCTCCGCCATGACCCCGCGCGATCACCCGCACGGCGGGGGCGAGGGCAAGGCGCCCATCGGCATGCCCGGGCCCAAGACCCCCTGGGGCAAGCCCGCGCGTGGATATCGCACACGGCGGCGGCGCGACACCGACAGGTACATCGCGAGGAGCAGGCACAGGGCCTAG
- the rpsS gene encoding 30S ribosomal protein S19 has protein sequence MSRSTKKGPFVDPKLMKKVETVRRSGQRAIIRTWSRASTIMPEMVGMTIGVHDGRRHVPIFITENMVGHKLGEFAMTRLFRGHGGRGAQTTQVRRK, from the coding sequence GTGTCACGCTCTACCAAGAAGGGACCTTTCGTAGACCCTAAGCTAATGAAGAAGGTGGAGACCGTGCGACGGTCGGGGCAGCGCGCCATCATCCGCACCTGGTCTCGCGCCTCCACGATCATGCCCGAGATGGTAGGCATGACCATCGGCGTGCACGACGGGCGGCGGCACGTGCCCATCTTCATCACCGAGAACATGGTCGGGCACAAGCTCGGCGAATTCGCCATGACCAGGCTGTTCCGCGGCCACGGCGGGCGCGGCGCCCAGACTACGCAGGTCCGGAGAAAGTAA